Within the Agromyces ramosus genome, the region GTGAACAGCGTGTACAGGCCAGCGATCGAGGGCACCGCTCCCACGACCGGCTCGCCGTCGCCGGGGATCGGCTTCAACCCCGCGCCGATTCGCTGGGCGGTCAGCCGCGGGTTGCCGGCGAGGACCTTCGACGCCTCGTCGAGCAGGCCCTGCACGGACTCCTCGGGAACGGAGATCGACCCGTCGTCGCCGACGACGATCGACTTCTCCGCCCAGTCCGCGTCGAGCACGAGCCGGCCGTCGGGCGTCGGGCGAACAGCGACCCGCGGCGTGTTCAGCACCGTCGTCACCTCGATGTCAACGGGATCGGTGAACAGCACGAAGGCGACGGGCGTGGCATCCGGAACCGTCACACCCAGGGCGGCGAGGTGGGCCGGAACCGCGGGACCCGTCGCGAGCACCACCTGGTCGGCGGGCACGCGCGCACCGTCGCCCAGGATCACGCCGGTCACAGCGCCGTCCTGCATGTCGACGTGCGCGTCGCCGGCGTCTTCGATGATGCGGGCGCCGTCGGCCACGGCCTCGTCGACCAGCGCCGCGATGAGGTCGGGCAGGCTCACCCAGCCCTCACCGGGGTTGAAGATCGCACCCTCGTCGGCCACCGCCTCAGGATTCACGTCAGGCGCGACCTCGGCCACGTCGGCACGGTCGACCCAGACGGCGTCGTAGCCGCAGGCGCGCTCGAACCCGAACGTCTCGGCGAAGCTCTCCTCCGTGCCGGCCCACTTGAGCGCGCCGTCGAAGCGCAGGTACGCCTGGCTCTCGGGATGACGCACGCTCCACGTGCGGTAGCGGTCGAGCGCGAGGAGACGCAGGTAGTGGTACTCGGCCGAGCGATCGCCAGACGAGTTCAGCCAGGCGATCGAACGACCGGATGCCCCGTCCGCGAGCGACCCGGCGGTGACGAGCGTCACCTGCGCTCCGCCGCGTGCGAGGTGCGCGGCAGTCGACGCGCCGAGGATTCCCCCGCCGATGACGACGACGCGGGTGGACTGGGTGGTGGTCATGCTGATGGTTCTCTTCCTTGTCATGATGCGAAAGCGCGGTGATGGGGTCTCAGGCGGTGACGGATACCGCGGCGTGCGCGTGTTCGATGATCTCGAGCACGGAGACGGCGTCGGCCGGGTCCACCGGCAGCGGACCGCCGCCTCGGAGCGCGACGGCGAGCAGCCGGTAGAACTCGCCGTAGTCGCCGCGCCGCGTCGGCACGGCGGTGGTGTCCCGGTCGGCTCCGAGCATTCCCCAGCGGGCCTCGGGAACCTCCCCGAAGCCCGGGTCGTTCGGCAGCGCGCCCGCGATGAGCGCCGGTTCCTGGGGGTCGAGGCCCCAGCTCGCGTACCCGGCAGTGGAGCCGAGCACATGGAACCGCGGGCCGAAGAGCGGCGCGACGGCGCTCATCCAGAGGTGCGAGATGACGTCGGAATCGTGAGCCAGTGCCAGGAACACGTCGTCGTCCGCCGCTGTGGACGACCGCCGCCGGGCGATCTCGGCGTGCACGTCGGCGACCGGCCCGAACAGCTGCACGGCCTGGTCGATGAGGTGGGTGCCGAGGTCGTACAGGATGCCGCCGCCCTCAGCCGGCGCGGCCTCGGTCTTCCACGAAGTGGAGGGCTCGGGCTGCCACCACTCGAACCGCGACTCGAAACGGCGGACCTCTCCGAGCCTCCCGTCGTCGACGAGCTGCTGCAGGGTGAGGAAGTCGCCGTCCCAGCGACGGTTCTGGAACACCGTGATCCGCCGGCCGAGCTGCTCGGCCTTCGCGATGAGCGCTCGGCCCTCGTCGGCGGTGACGGCGAACGGCTTGTCCACCACGACATCGAGTCCCGCCTCCAGCGCGGCATCGGCGAGCCCGGCGTGGGTGCCGCTCGGCGAGCCGATGACCACGAGGTCGAGCGCCGCGGCATCCGCCCACACGTCCTCGGGGGTGGCGACGATCCGGGCGTTCGGATGCCGCACCTCGGCCGCGGCGCGCCGGGACGGGTCCCGTGTCACGATGACGTCGAGCGAGAAGTCGGAGTCGGCTTCGAGGAACGGCGCGTGGAAGATGCGGCCGGAGGCGCCGAACCCGATGACCGCGGTGCGGATCGGGCTCGCCGCGGCATCCGTCATCACAGCACCTCCGAGAGGAAGCGCTGCAGGCGCGGGCTCTGCG harbors:
- a CDS encoding Gfo/Idh/MocA family protein, giving the protein MTDAAASPIRTAVIGFGASGRIFHAPFLEADSDFSLDVIVTRDPSRRAAAEVRHPNARIVATPEDVWADAAALDLVVIGSPSGTHAGLADAALEAGLDVVVDKPFAVTADEGRALIAKAEQLGRRITVFQNRRWDGDFLTLQQLVDDGRLGEVRRFESRFEWWQPEPSTSWKTEAAPAEGGGILYDLGTHLIDQAVQLFGPVADVHAEIARRRSSTAADDDVFLALAHDSDVISHLWMSAVAPLFGPRFHVLGSTAGYASWGLDPQEPALIAGALPNDPGFGEVPEARWGMLGADRDTTAVPTRRGDYGEFYRLLAVALRGGGPLPVDPADAVSVLEIIEHAHAAVSVTA
- a CDS encoding NAD(P)/FAD-dependent oxidoreductase produces the protein MTTTQSTRVVVIGGGILGASTAAHLARGGAQVTLVTAGSLADGASGRSIAWLNSSGDRSAEYHYLRLLALDRYRTWSVRHPESQAYLRFDGALKWAGTEESFAETFGFERACGYDAVWVDRADVAEVAPDVNPEAVADEGAIFNPGEGWVSLPDLIAALVDEAVADGARIIEDAGDAHVDMQDGAVTGVILGDGARVPADQVVLATGPAVPAHLAALGVTVPDATPVAFVLFTDPVDIEVTTVLNTPRVAVRPTPDGRLVLDADWAEKSIVVGDDGSISVPEESVQGLLDEASKVLAGNPRLTAQRIGAGLKPIPGDGEPVVGAVPSIAGLYTLFTHSGATLGLVLGELLAEEILTGSPSPVTRAFRLDRFQVDAAPEDVPTGAWAPVPQR